CCGGCAGCGTCGCCGAGGCGGAGTCCATCCAGGACCGGCTTCGCGAGCAGCTGGAGCTGTCGGGGCCCGCGTCGTTCGCGCTGGTGGCGGGGCTGGACGTGCATTACCACGGTGACGACGAGGTGACGGCCGCGGTGGTCGTCCTCGACGCCGGCACGCTGGAGCCGGTGGAGGAGGTGGTGGCGCACGGGCGGGCGGCCTTCCCGTATGTGCCGGGCCTGTTCGCCTTCCGCGAGCTGCCCGCGCTGGTGGCGGCGCTCGAACGGCTCACGGTGACGCCCGACCTGCTGGTGTGCGACGGGTACGGGCTGGCGCACCCGCGCGGCTTCGGCCTGGCCTGCCATCTGGGGGTGCTGACCGGGCTGCCGGCGCTGGGCGTGGGCAAGACGCCGTTCGTCGGCACGCACGAGCCGCCGGGGCCGGGGCGCGGCACCTGGACGCCGATCGTGCACGACGGCGCCGTTGTCGGCCGGGCGCTGCGCACGCAACGGGAGGTCAAGCCCGTGTACGTCTCCCAGGGCCACCGCGTCTCGCTGGACGTCGTCACGGACCAGGTGCTGCGCCTGACCCCGCGCTACCGCCTGCCCGAGCCCATCCGCCGCGCCGACCACCTGGCCCGCCACCCGTCCTGACCACCCCGCCGAACCGCCGGGCCCGCCAGCCCTGCCAGGCCGCCCCATCGGACCGCCCGCCCAGGCACCCTGCCAGGCCGTCCCGCTGGGGTCAGGCGGGCTGGTGGTCGCCTGAGGAGGCCAGGGGCGGGAGGATGGCCTGGGCGTCGGCGCCGCCGAACCACAGCCCGATCACGAACGCCGCCGTGGCCTCCAGCAGCACCGCCCGTTCCACCCCACCACCATGCACCGGCGTGCACCCCAGGTCGGCGACCAGCGTGCGCACCGCCGCCAGCGCCTCGGGGTCGTCGCCGCACAGGGGCACCGCCAGCGGCCGGCCGCCGAAGACCGGCGGCGTCATCCGCCACACGTCCACGTGGCACAGGTTGAACGCCTTCACCACGTGCCCACCGGTGACGTCCGCGATCAGCCGGGCCAGGGATCGCGTGAGGTCGAACTCCTTCGGGTCGCCGTTGGTCACGTCGACGATCGCCTTGCCGCGCAGCGCCGCCCCGGCCGCCCGCAGCGTGTCGAGCAGCCCCGCCTCCCTGACGGCCACCACCACGACGTCCCCGAACGACGCCGCCTCCGCGAAGCTCCCCGCCCGCACCTCACCGCCCGCCTGCGTCGCCATCAGGGCCGCCCGCGCCGCGCTGCGGCCCTGGTCGCGCCCGCTCACCATCACCTCGTGGCCCGCCCCGGCCCACTGGGTGCCCAGCGCGTCCGCCATGCCGCCCGCGCCGAGAATCCCGATCCGCATGTCCGTACTCCGTCCGAAGAAGGCTTTACTAGAGACACCTGGACTCTAGGAAGTCCGACACACACCATCCGGTGCCTAACGGAGGCCCTCGTTGTTCCTCGCCGACTGCCAGGCCAGACTCGCCTTCGACCTGATGGCCAACACCTGGAACGCGGTCGTGCTCTGGTCGCTGCGCCACGGCCCGCGCCGCCCCGGCAGGCTGCGCGAGGAGATCGGCGGCATCAGCACCAAGGTGCTGACGGAGACGCTGCGCCGCCTGGAGTTCAACGGCCTGGTGGCCCGACGCGTCTACGCCGAGGCGCCGCCGCGGGTCGAGTACGAGCTGACCGCCCTGGGCCGCTCGCTGCTGGGCCCGATCGAGGCGTTCGGCGAGTGGGCGTCCGACCACGCCGACGAGGTCATGGCCGCGCAGGACCGCTACGAGCCCGCCCCGTGATTGTCAAGCACACCCAACACTTTCGATAAACCGAGTGTTACCGAATCACTACTCTGGGTAGCTAGTCGAGGGTTGTTCATTACCGTTACCCAGGAGGTTGCATGCTCCTCACTCCCCGCAGGGTCCTCGGCGCCGCCGCCATCGCGGGCGGCCTGACCCTGCTCGCCGCTCCCGCGGCGCAGGCCGTCGTCGATCCCGTCCACACACTCACCTGCTTGGCCGAGGCCCCCACGGGGGCCGTCGATCCTTCCGCCGCCCTCGATCCGATGACGTTGCTCGCCGTGCCCGAGGTCCCGGGAACGAACTGCCTAGGGCCCTGACCCGGCGCACCGGACCACCCCTCGACACCGGTACGGGCGGCGTGACCCTGCGCGCCGCCCGGTCCCCGTTCCCGAAGAGCAGCAGCAAGGAGTCCCGTTGAAGGTCCGAGTCCTGATAGCCGCCGCCGCACTGGCGCTGGCAGGCGGCGCGCCACCGCTCCACCTCGACAGTCTCGGTTCTGGCGAGCCCTCGCTCGTCCAGGTCGAGACCATGATCCAGCACGTCAACGTCCTGACGTCGTAGTGCGACTCGCACAGCTGTCCGTGGCCGACTCGCCGGCCGGGCCACGGACGATGCTGGGGCGCGTCGGCTATGTCATGTTCCTCAGCCGCTGGATCCAGGTTCCGCTGTATCTGGGGCTGATCGTCGCCCAGGTGGTGTACGTGTGGCGGTTCCTGGCGGAGCTGCTCCACCTGGCGCAGCTGGGCTTCGGCGGCCACCCGCCGGAGACCACCGTCATGCTGATCGTCCTCGGTCTCGTCGACGTGGTGATGATCTCCAACCTGCTGATCATGGTCATCATCGGCGGCTACGAGACGTTCGTCTCGCGGCTGCGCATCGAGGGCCACCCCGACCAGCCGCAGTGGCTCTCGCACGTCAACGCGAACGTGCTGAAGGTCAAGCTGGCCATGGCGATCATCGGCATCTCCTCCATCCATCTGCTGCAGATCTTCATCAACGCGGCCAGACCCACCATCACCGAGCGGGAGCTGCTATGGAAAACCCTGATCCACCTGACCTTCGTCGTCTCGGCGCTGGCGCTTGCCGCGATCGATCGCATCATGGAGGGCGGTCGCCCGCAGCACGGCACGGGCGGTGCCGAGCGTCCCGCGCAGCTTCAGCAGGACCGGATGGCCGCGTGAGCGGACGGCACGTCCCCTGGCGGTGCCGGGGATGGGGATGAGGAGTGCCGTGGCCGCGGGCCTCGCGTCCGTCGCCCTGATGCTGCTCTGCTGCACGGCCGCGTACGCCGAGGACGACGGCGGCGATGACACGAAGGCGGCCCCCGCACCGCTGATCGGCGATGTGATCATCTTCAACGACGAGATCGTCGAGCCCGTCTCGTTGCCGGTGAGCACCTGCGGAGGCGTCGTCCCGCTGCTCAGCAAGTCACCCGCCACCTGCGAGGGCACCTCGCGCGTGTCGGACGACGACGCGTGAGGCCGCACGTGCCCGCCCGCGGGGGTGGGCGGGCACCAGGCGGCCTCGGGGTCGCGGCTCAGCGCGCGGCCAGGAGATCCTCCAGCACCACGGCCACCCCGTCCTCGTCGTTCGACAGTGTGCGGTGCCCGGCCGCCGCCAGCACCATCGGATGGGCGTTGGCCATCGCGTAGCCGGCTCCGGCCCAGAGCAGCACCGGCAGGTCGTTGGGCATGTCGCCGAACGCCACCACCTCCCCCGCCCCGACGCCCCGCTCGGCGCAGAGCCGGTCGAGCGCGACGGCCTTGGTCACGCCGGGGGCGCTGATCTCCAGGATCCCCTCCATCCCCGAGTACGTGACCTCGGCCAGGTCGCCGATGGCCGCCGCCACGGCCGCGTACATCTCCTCGGCCGTGTGCGCCGTCGACAAGGCGAGCAGCTTGATGATCGGCCGGTCGCCGTCGAAGACCGACTCCACCTCGATGTAGGAGGCCAGGTCGTAGTCCACGCGCCTGGTGTAGGCGGCCTCGGCCAGCACGTTCCTGCCGGTCTCGACGCCGAGCCCGACGCCGGGCAGCGCCAGGGCGAGCGTCTCGGCGACCTTGCGGGCGGTCTGCGGGTCGAGCGGGCTGCTGTGGGTGATCTCGTCAGTCGCCACGTCGTACACGACGGCGCCGTTGCCGCAGATGACGGTGCCGGTCACGCCGGCCTGCGCGGCGATCTCACGGACGCCGCGCGGCGCCCTGGCGGTGACGAGGACGATCTCGGCGCCGGCCGCGCGGGCCGCCTCCAGCGCCTGCCTGGTACGTGCGCTGACCTCGCCTGCCGTGGTCAGGAGGGTGCCGTCGAGGTCGGTGGCCACGATGCGAGGGAAGTTTCCGGTGCTCACGGTAGCGATTATGGCGAGCCACCCCGGGTGGATCATCGGGGAGACGGGTTGTAGGGTACGCGGGTGCCCTCCACCCCGCGCCCGGACGACCGTGCCGCCTCCGTCTTCCGGTTCGCCACCGAGCTGGTGGCCTGGGTCGCGACGCCGTGGGCGCTGGCCCCGCACTCCGTGCCGCTGGCCGTGCTGTCGGTGATCGTGCTGATCGGGCTGCCCACGGTCTTCTCCACCCCCGGCGACAAGCGGCAGGTGATCGTCGCTGTGCCGGGCTTCGTGACGATCCTGCTGGTCGCGCTGCAGGTGGTGGCCGCCGTGGCGGCGGCTTGGGTGGCCTGGCACGCGTTCGCCGCCGCGCTGGTCTCCGTGCTGGCCGTGGTCACGGTGGTGCTGGAGCTGCCACGCTGGCGGTGGCTGCTGGGGCGCTGAGCCCAATCAGACGCTGAGGCTGTCGGACGCTGAGGCCGGTCGGACGCTGAGGCCGGTCGGACGCTGAGGCCGGTCGGACGCTGAGGCCCATCAGACGGCGAGGCCGGTCGGACGCTGAGGCCCATCAGACGGCGAGGCCCGTCAGAGGCGCATCTCCGGGGGCAGCAGCCGGGCCGCGTCCGTGAGCTCCAGGCCGAGGAGCTGCCCGGCGTCGCCGTAGTCGAGGACGATGTCCTCCGCCACGACCTGGCGCCTGGCCTCGCCGGGCACGATCTCGTGCTTCATCGCGATGTAGGCGAGGTTCCGCTCGCGGTCCACGCTCACGTACACCGTGCG
The nucleotide sequence above comes from Nonomuraea gerenzanensis. Encoded proteins:
- a CDS encoding winged helix-turn-helix transcriptional regulator; this encodes MFLADCQARLAFDLMANTWNAVVLWSLRHGPRRPGRLREEIGGISTKVLTETLRRLEFNGLVARRVYAEAPPRVEYELTALGRSLLGPIEAFGEWASDHADEVMAAQDRYEPAP
- a CDS encoding HAD family hydrolase, which produces MSTGNFPRIVATDLDGTLLTTAGEVSARTRQALEAARAAGAEIVLVTARAPRGVREIAAQAGVTGTVICGNGAVVYDVATDEITHSSPLDPQTARKVAETLALALPGVGLGVETGRNVLAEAAYTRRVDYDLASYIEVESVFDGDRPIIKLLALSTAHTAEEMYAAVAAAIGDLAEVTYSGMEGILEISAPGVTKAVALDRLCAERGVGAGEVVAFGDMPNDLPVLLWAGAGYAMANAHPMVLAAAGHRTLSNDEDGVAVVLEDLLAAR
- a CDS encoding TIGR00645 family protein encodes the protein MRLAQLSVADSPAGPRTMLGRVGYVMFLSRWIQVPLYLGLIVAQVVYVWRFLAELLHLAQLGFGGHPPETTVMLIVLGLVDVVMISNLLIMVIIGGYETFVSRLRIEGHPDQPQWLSHVNANVLKVKLAMAIIGISSIHLLQIFINAARPTITERELLWKTLIHLTFVVSALALAAIDRIMEGGRPQHGTGGAERPAQLQQDRMAA
- a CDS encoding endonuclease V, translating into MHVKQLHPWPGSVAEAESIQDRLREQLELSGPASFALVAGLDVHYHGDDEVTAAVVVLDAGTLEPVEEVVAHGRAAFPYVPGLFAFRELPALVAALERLTVTPDLLVCDGYGLAHPRGFGLACHLGVLTGLPALGVGKTPFVGTHEPPGPGRGTWTPIVHDGAVVGRALRTQREVKPVYVSQGHRVSLDVVTDQVLRLTPRYRLPEPIRRADHLARHPS
- a CDS encoding NADPH-dependent F420 reductase yields the protein MRIGILGAGGMADALGTQWAGAGHEVMVSGRDQGRSAARAALMATQAGGEVRAGSFAEAASFGDVVVVAVREAGLLDTLRAAGAALRGKAIVDVTNGDPKEFDLTRSLARLIADVTGGHVVKAFNLCHVDVWRMTPPVFGGRPLAVPLCGDDPEALAAVRTLVADLGCTPVHGGGVERAVLLEATAAFVIGLWFGGADAQAILPPLASSGDHQPA